From the Carya illinoinensis cultivar Pawnee chromosome 4, C.illinoinensisPawnee_v1, whole genome shotgun sequence genome, one window contains:
- the LOC122308189 gene encoding protein phosphatase 2C 77-like, translated as MEEEQHERVDSVAEPDLASTSSGFSSILNTEDSRSTSSSGDISIMSNSSGDIPAILVPEVSATMQAEPMPSLDGSTMAVTVRQKCVGKNNKGVSYGFTTEIGRRREMEDAMAIIPGFITRTCDQVGGCTAPGSKSSGEISPVHFFGVYDGHGGSQVAKFCAERMHEMIAEEWDRETVDGYEWQRRWESAFSSGFERTDNEVSEAAAPEMVGSTAVVVVLSGCQIMASNCGDSRAILCRGTQTIPLTVDQKPDRPDELMRIEGEDGKVINWNGARVFGVLAMSRAIGDRYLRPWIIPVPETTFMARTDEDECLILASDGLWDVMTNEEVGEVARRLLRRRRRCMTTDEVSPAQFVANNLTEIAYGRNSSDNISIIVVDLKSKRKRHQRQ; from the exons ATGGAGGAAGAGCAACACGAGCGAGTCGACTCGGTCGCCGAGCCGGACCTGGCATCCACGAGCTCAGGCTTCTCTTCCATACTCAACACGGAAGACTCCAGGAGCACAAGTAGCTCGGGCGACATCTCCATCATGAGCAACAGCTCCGGTGACATTCCCGCGATTCTGGTGCCGGAGGTTTCCGCGACGATGCAGGCGGAACCGATGCCATCTTTGGATGGTTCGACGATGGCGGTGACGGTGAGGCAAAAGTGCGTGGGGAAGAACAACAAGGGAGTCAGCTATGGGTTCACTACGGAGATCGGGAGGCGGAGGGAGATGGAGGACGCCATGGCCATCATACCAGGGTTCATAACACGCACTTGCGATCAAGTCGGTGGTTGTACGGCCCCGGGCTCTAAAAGCTCCGGCGAGATCTCGCCCGTCCATTTCTTCGGCGTCTACGACGGCCATGGTGGCTCTCAG GTGGCTAAGTTTTGTGCAGAAAGAATGCATGAAATGATAGCAGAAGAGTGGGATAGGGAAACAGTTGACGGCTATGAATGGCAGAGGAGGTGGGAGTCAGCATTCTCTAGTGGGTTTGAGAGGACTGACAATGAGGTCTCGGAGGCTGCTGCACCAGAAATGGTTGGATCAACTGCAGTTGTGGTTGTTCTATCCGGATGCCAGATTATGGCATCCAACTGTGGCGACTCAAGGGCAATTCTCTGTCGAGGGACTCAAACAATCCCCTTAACTGTCGATCAGAAG CCTGATAGACCAGACGAACTCATGAGAATTGAAGGAGAGGATGGGAAGGTCATAAACTGGAATGGTGCTAGGGTGTTTGGAGTCCTTGCTATGTCCAGAGCTATAG GTGATCGGTATTTAAGGCCGTGGATAATTCCAGTGCCTGAGACCACTTTCATGGCTAGGACAGATGAGGATGAGTGTTTGATTTTGGCGAGTGACGGGCTTTGGGATGTCATGACCAATGAAGAGGTTGGAGAGGTGGCTCGCCGTCTTCTAAGAAGGCGGCGCAGATGCATGACAACTGATGAGGTTTCTCCAGCACAATTTGTTGCTAATAATCTCACTGAGATAGCGTATGGAAGAAACAGTTCTGACAACATTTCCATAATTGTTGTTGACCTGAAATCAAAGAGAAAGCGCCATCAACGGCAATGA
- the LOC122306472 gene encoding uncharacterized protein LOC122306472, with product MEISNKMQFHGEKMEDVTIVEKILRSLTPTFDYIVCSIEESKDIDAFSLDELQNSLLAKAGDEINILTNPRYSDLDVINLIIIGFHSTVSFGDCSTVRVMGKDNIEIRIKNGFVEIISNVLYVPDLKSNLLRTGQLQENDYVITIQKGVCEIYDPTRRAIVVVQMSLNMLFPLKIESVQSCLVAEVKDPSLLWHFHYGHLSFGGLKTLQQKNMVTGLLHISIPSQKKSEAFCAFKSFNARVENETGKTIKTLRIDHSGEYYSTEFEIFCDVHGIRKELTAAYTPQKNGVSERKNRTILNMVRSLLARGRIPKSFWPEVVNWSIHILNRSPTFVVQNMTPEEAWSRRRLAVDYFKIFDCIAYAHILDEKRKKLDDKREKCVFLGVSETSKAYKFFNSLTQKIVTSRDVVFDEKNTWDWNGQEPYLSSFLQ from the exons ATGGAGATCAGCAACAAAATGCAATTTCATGGTGAGAAGATGGAAGATGTCACCATTGTGGAGAAAATATTGCGTTCCCTCACACCAACTTTTGATTATATTGTGTGTTCAATTGAAGAATCGAAAGACATAGATGCATTCTCTCTTGATGAACTGCAGAACTCCTTGCTG GCAAAGGCAGGAGACGAGATCAACATTTTGACAAATCCAAGGTACAGTGATTTAGATGTCATAAATTTGATCATTATCG GTTTTCATTCTACAGTAAGTTTTGGTGATTGTTCCACTGTGAGGGTGATGGGAAAGGATAATATTGAGATAAGAATCAAGAATGGTTTTGTAGAAATAATTTCTAATGTTCTTTACGTTCCTGACTTGAAAAGTAATTTGTTAAGAACTGGTCAATTGCAAGAAAATGATTATGTAATCACTATTCAAAAGGGTGTTTGTGAGATTTATGATCCTACTAGAAGAGCTATTGTTGTTGTGCAAATGAGTTTAAACATGTTGTTTCCATTAAAGATTGAAAGTGTGCAATCTTGTTTGGTAGCTGAAGTAAAAGATCCTTCTTTGTTGTGGCATTTTCATTATGGCCACTTGAGTTTTGGTGGATTGAAGACCCTCCAACAGAAAAATATGGTGACAGGCCTTCTTCATATTAGTATTCCTTctcaa aaaaaatcaGAAGCTTTTTGTGCATTTAAAAGCTTCAATGCTCGTGTGGAAAATGAAACAGGAAAAACTATTAAGACCCTTCGAATAGATCATAGTGGAGAATACTACTCAActgaatttgaaattttttgtgaCGTTCATGGCATTCGAAAAGAGCTGACAGCTGCTTATACACCACAAAAAAATGGTGTATCAGAGAGGAAAAACAGAACCATCCTCAATATGGTGAGAAGCTTGTTGGCAAGAGGGAGAATTCCAAAATCTTTTTGGCCTGAAGTAGTAAATTGGAGTATTCACATCTTGAACAGAAGTCCTACATTTGTTGTTCAAAATATGACACCAGAGGAGGCTTGGAGTAGAAGGAGACTAGCTgtagattattttaaaatttttgactgCATCGCTTATGCGCATATCCTAgatgagaaaaggaagaaacttGATGATAAGAgggaaaaatgtgtttttcttggtGTTAGTGAAACATCCAAAGCATATAAATTCTTTAATTCACTAACCCAGAAAATTGTGACCAGCCGAGACGTTGTCTTTGATGAGAAAAACACTTGGGATTGGAATGGGCAAGAACCCTACTTAAGTTCTTTTTTACAATGA